Proteins encoded in a region of the Pseudomonas shahriarae genome:
- a CDS encoding 2-hydroxyacid dehydrogenase: MRIILFSSQTYDRDSFLAEPLPAGMELQFQPARLNLDTVALADKHKVVCAFINDDLSAPVLEHLAAGGTQLIALRSAGYNHVDLAAAKRLGLTIVRVPAYSPHAVAEHAVALVLALNRRLHRAYNRTRDGDFSLHGLTGFDLVGKTVGVVGTGQIGATFAKIMAGFGCSLLAYDPYPNPQVEALGARYVSLPQLLAEAQIISLHCPLTADSKHLINAQSLAHMQPGAMLINTGRGGLVDTPALIEALKDGQLGYLGLDVYEEEAQLFFEDRSDLPLQDDVLARLLTFPNVIITAHQAFLTREALAAIAGTTLANIQAWANGQAQNLVQG; the protein is encoded by the coding sequence ATGCGCATCATCCTCTTCAGCAGCCAGACCTATGACCGCGACAGCTTTCTCGCCGAACCCTTGCCCGCGGGCATGGAGTTGCAGTTCCAACCGGCACGCCTGAACCTCGACACCGTGGCCCTGGCCGATAAGCACAAAGTGGTCTGTGCCTTTATCAACGACGACCTCAGCGCCCCGGTGCTCGAACACCTCGCGGCCGGCGGCACGCAACTGATTGCCCTGCGCTCGGCCGGCTACAACCATGTGGACCTGGCCGCCGCCAAGCGCCTGGGCCTGACCATCGTGCGGGTGCCCGCGTACTCGCCCCATGCAGTGGCCGAACATGCCGTGGCCCTGGTGCTGGCCCTCAACCGCCGCCTGCACCGCGCCTACAACCGTACCCGCGACGGCGACTTCAGCCTGCACGGCCTGACCGGCTTCGACCTGGTGGGCAAGACCGTGGGCGTGGTGGGGACCGGGCAGATCGGCGCGACCTTTGCCAAGATCATGGCCGGCTTTGGCTGCAGCTTGCTGGCATACGATCCCTACCCCAATCCGCAGGTCGAAGCCCTTGGCGCGCGCTATGTCAGCCTGCCCCAGTTGTTGGCCGAGGCACAGATCATCAGCCTGCACTGCCCGCTGACCGCCGACAGCAAGCACCTGATCAATGCGCAATCCCTGGCCCATATGCAGCCGGGAGCGATGCTGATCAACACCGGGCGCGGCGGCCTGGTGGACACCCCGGCATTGATCGAAGCGCTCAAGGATGGACAGCTGGGCTACCTGGGCCTGGATGTGTACGAAGAAGAGGCCCAGCTGTTTTTTGAAGACCGTTCGGACCTGCCCTTGCAGGACGATGTGCTGGCACGCCTGCTGACCTTCCCCAACGTGATCATTACCGCGCACCAGGCATTCCTCACACGCGAGGCCCTGGCGGCGATTGCCGGGACCACCCTGGCCAATATCCAGGCCTGGGCCAACGGCCAGGCGCAAAACCTGGTACAGGGATGA
- a CDS encoding META domain-containing protein codes for MKSLLMVAALGAGLAGCASDEVKLKQDHSYIVEWIGERPLMDYAHLTVTLGADGRAYGNGGCNHWFAPYSLDGDKLSFGKIGSTRRLCAEALMEQEQRFFKALETVQRWDISPIEQTRFWPAEGKPLRLWLEEG; via the coding sequence ATGAAGAGCCTGCTGATGGTCGCAGCGCTGGGCGCAGGCCTTGCCGGCTGCGCCAGCGACGAGGTCAAGCTCAAGCAGGATCACAGCTACATCGTGGAGTGGATCGGCGAGCGGCCCCTGATGGATTACGCCCACCTGACCGTGACCCTCGGTGCCGATGGCCGGGCCTATGGCAATGGCGGCTGCAACCACTGGTTCGCGCCGTACAGCCTGGACGGTGACAAACTCAGCTTCGGCAAGATCGGCAGCACCCGCAGGCTGTGTGCCGAAGCCCTGATGGAGCAGGAACAGCGCTTCTTCAAGGCCCTGGAAACCGTGCAACGCTGGGACATCTCGCCCATCGAGCAGACCCGTTTCTGGCCTGCCGAGGGCAAGCCACTGCGTTTGTGGCTGGAAGAAGGCTGA
- a CDS encoding TlpA disulfide reductase family protein, producing MTRRLIGALAVITTLLLSGCGNDYGVDQYGQKVASERVDKQWLVINYWAEWCGPCRIEIPELNALAEQLKGQPVSVFGVNFDNVQGEELKSASEKLGIKFTVLAQNPEAIFDIPRSEALPVTYIIDDKGKVRAQMLGEQTAAGVLAKLKELRG from the coding sequence ATGACACGGCGACTGATAGGCGCACTGGCAGTTATCACCACACTCCTGCTCAGCGGCTGCGGCAATGATTATGGCGTTGACCAATACGGCCAGAAAGTCGCGTCCGAGCGCGTCGACAAACAATGGTTGGTGATCAATTACTGGGCCGAATGGTGTGGCCCGTGCCGCATCGAAATCCCCGAGCTCAACGCCCTGGCCGAGCAGCTCAAGGGTCAGCCGGTCAGCGTGTTCGGCGTCAACTTCGATAATGTGCAGGGCGAAGAGCTCAAGAGCGCCAGCGAGAAGCTGGGCATCAAGTTCACGGTACTGGCACAGAACCCCGAGGCGATTTTTGATATCCCGCGCAGCGAAGCGTTGCCGGTGACCTACATCATTGATGACAAGGGCAAGGTGCGGGCGCAGATGTTGGGCGAGCAGACGGCGGCGGGGGTATTGGCCAAGCTCAAGGAACTGCGCGGCTAA
- the arsC gene encoding arsenate reductase (glutaredoxin) (This arsenate reductase requires both glutathione and glutaredoxin to convert arsenate to arsenite, after which the efflux transporter formed by ArsA and ArsB can extrude the arsenite from the cell, providing resistance.), which yields MTDLTLYHNPRCSKSRGALELLQARGLTPNVVRYLETPLDATQLEALLGKLGISARQLLRTGEDEYKTLNLADASLSEAQLIAAIAAHPKLMERPILATADKAVIGRPPENILELLP from the coding sequence ATGACCGATCTGACGCTTTATCACAACCCGCGCTGCTCGAAATCCCGCGGTGCGCTCGAACTGCTGCAGGCCCGTGGCCTCACGCCGAACGTGGTGCGCTACCTGGAAACCCCGCTGGACGCCACGCAGCTTGAAGCCCTGCTCGGCAAGCTGGGGATCAGCGCCCGGCAATTGCTGCGCACCGGCGAAGACGAATACAAGACCCTCAACCTGGCCGACGCCAGCCTCAGCGAGGCGCAATTGATTGCCGCCATCGCCGCCCATCCCAAGCTGATGGAACGGCCGATCCTGGCCACTGCCGACAAGGCCGTGATTGGCCGGCCGCCAGAAAACATCCTGGAGCTTCTGCCGTGA
- the wrbA gene encoding NAD(P)H:quinone oxidoreductase: MSAPYILVLYYSRNGSVSEMARQIARGIEQGGLEARLRTVPAISSECEAVAPSIPAEGALYASLDDLKNCSGLALGSPTRFGNMAAPLKYFLDGTSNLWLTGALVGKPAGVFTSTASLHGGQETTLMSMLLPLLHHGMLITGLPYSEQALLDTQGGGTPYGASHHSGADGKRALDPHEIALCRALGLRLAKTAAKLESGRGQEA; encoded by the coding sequence GTGAGCGCGCCCTACATCCTGGTGCTGTATTACAGCCGCAACGGCTCGGTCAGCGAAATGGCCCGGCAGATTGCCCGAGGCATCGAGCAAGGCGGCCTGGAAGCGCGCCTGCGCACCGTGCCGGCGATCTCCAGCGAGTGCGAAGCCGTCGCCCCGAGCATCCCGGCCGAAGGCGCGCTGTATGCCAGCCTCGACGACCTGAAGAACTGTTCGGGCCTGGCCCTGGGCAGCCCGACGCGCTTTGGCAACATGGCCGCGCCCTTGAAGTACTTTCTCGACGGCACCAGCAACCTGTGGCTGACCGGCGCCCTCGTCGGCAAGCCGGCCGGGGTCTTCACCTCGACCGCCAGCCTGCACGGCGGCCAGGAAACCACCTTGATGTCGATGCTGCTGCCGTTGCTGCACCACGGCATGCTGATCACCGGCCTGCCCTACAGCGAACAGGCCCTGCTCGACACCCAGGGCGGCGGTACGCCCTACGGCGCCAGCCACCATTCCGGCGCCGACGGCAAACGTGCCCTGGACCCCCATGAAATCGCCCTGTGCCGTGCCCTGGGCCTGCGCCTGGCGAAGACTGCGGCGAAACTGGAGAGTGGCCGTGGCCAAGAAGCCTAA
- a CDS encoding DUF2069 domain-containing protein, translating to MAKKPKVLPAQAWLEPRVKVARALSLLAFFGLVGLLCVYYLLIADLHGARPWVILLIELVPLLILAPGMLMGSARGHSWMCFVVNLYFIKGALAAYDPNRQWFGVLEMLASLAVFCTALLYVRWRFQLNRRLAGEGQPA from the coding sequence GTGGCCAAGAAGCCTAAAGTCCTGCCGGCCCAGGCCTGGCTGGAACCCCGGGTCAAAGTGGCACGGGCCTTGAGTCTGCTGGCGTTTTTCGGCCTGGTGGGGTTGCTCTGCGTGTATTACCTGCTGATCGCCGACCTGCATGGCGCACGGCCCTGGGTCATCCTGCTGATCGAACTGGTGCCGTTGCTGATCCTCGCGCCGGGCATGCTGATGGGCAGTGCGCGCGGGCATTCGTGGATGTGCTTTGTGGTGAACCTGTATTTCATCAAAGGCGCCCTGGCGGCCTATGACCCGAACCGCCAGTGGTTTGGCGTGCTGGAGATGCTGGCAAGCCTGGCGGTGTTCTGCACAGCGCTGCTGTATGTGCGCTGGCGGTTCCAGTTGAATCGGCGGTTGGCGGGGGAAGGTCAGCCAGCCTGA
- a CDS encoding DNA-3-methyladenine glycosylase I, whose amino-acid sequence MRDYKWLHEYCLNRFGSAAELEAHLPVPKTPAQLRQISDDRYLSTLSLRVFRAGLKHSVVDAKWPAFEQVFFGFDPEKVVLMGAEHLERLMQDTRIIRHLGKLKSVPRNAQMILDVEQEKGSFAALIADWPVTDIVGLWKYLSKHGHQLGGLSAPRFLRMVGKDTFVPSYDVVAALNAQEIVDKAPTSLRDLATVQAAFNQWHAESGRPMCQLSMMLAFTVNH is encoded by the coding sequence ATGCGCGATTACAAATGGCTGCACGAATACTGTCTGAACCGCTTTGGTTCGGCAGCCGAGCTGGAAGCCCACCTGCCCGTGCCCAAGACCCCGGCGCAACTGCGCCAGATCAGCGACGACCGCTACCTGTCGACTCTGTCGCTGCGGGTGTTCCGCGCCGGGCTCAAGCACAGTGTGGTGGACGCCAAATGGCCGGCGTTCGAGCAGGTGTTCTTCGGCTTCGATCCTGAGAAAGTCGTGCTGATGGGCGCCGAGCACCTTGAGCGCCTGATGCAAGACACGCGGATCATCCGCCACCTGGGCAAGCTCAAGAGCGTGCCGCGCAATGCGCAGATGATTCTCGACGTCGAGCAGGAAAAGGGCAGCTTCGCGGCATTGATCGCCGACTGGCCGGTGACCGATATCGTCGGTTTGTGGAAATACCTGAGCAAGCACGGCCATCAACTGGGCGGGTTGTCGGCGCCACGCTTCTTGCGCATGGTCGGCAAGGACACGTTCGTGCCGAGTTATGACGTGGTTGCGGCATTGAATGCGCAGGAGATTGTCGACAAGGCCCCCACCAGCCTGCGGGACCTGGCGACGGTACAGGCGGCGTTCAACCAGTGGCATGCCGAGAGTGGGCGGCCGATGTGCCAGTTGTCGATGATGCTGGCGTTTACCGTCAACCATTGA
- the ttcA gene encoding tRNA 2-thiocytidine(32) synthetase TtcA: MGTLTVNQNKLQKRLRRLAGEAVADFNMIEEGDKVMVCLSGGKDSYTMLDVLLHLQKVAPIKFDIVAVNMDQKQPGFPEDVLPAYLKTLGIEYHIVEKDTYSVVKELIPEGKTTCSLCSRLRRGTLYTFADEIGATKMALGHHRDDIVETFFLNMFFNGSLKAMPPKLRADDGRNVVIRPLAYCNEKDIQAYSDFKQFPIIPCNLCGSQENLQRQVVKDMLQEWERKTPGRTESIFRSLQNVIPSQLADRNLFDFTSLRIDETAASRFVNIVNL, encoded by the coding sequence ATGGGCACCCTTACCGTCAATCAGAACAAACTGCAAAAACGCCTGCGGCGCCTGGCCGGTGAGGCTGTCGCTGACTTCAACATGATCGAAGAGGGCGACAAGGTCATGGTCTGCCTGTCCGGCGGCAAAGACAGCTACACCATGCTGGACGTGCTGCTGCACCTGCAAAAGGTCGCGCCGATCAAATTCGACATAGTGGCCGTCAACATGGACCAGAAGCAGCCCGGGTTCCCCGAGGACGTGCTGCCGGCCTACCTCAAGACCCTGGGCATCGAGTACCACATCGTCGAGAAAGACACCTATTCGGTGGTCAAGGAGCTGATTCCGGAAGGCAAGACCACCTGCTCGCTGTGTTCGCGCCTGCGCCGTGGCACGCTGTACACCTTTGCCGATGAAATCGGTGCAACCAAGATGGCCCTGGGTCATCACCGCGATGACATCGTCGAGACCTTCTTCCTCAATATGTTCTTCAACGGCTCCCTCAAGGCCATGCCGCCCAAGCTGCGCGCTGACGACGGGCGCAACGTGGTGATCCGCCCGCTGGCGTATTGCAACGAGAAGGACATCCAGGCCTACTCCGACTTCAAGCAATTCCCGATCATCCCCTGCAACCTCTGCGGTTCCCAGGAGAACCTGCAGCGCCAGGTGGTCAAGGACATGCTCCAGGAGTGGGAGCGCAAGACGCCGGGGCGTACCGAAAGCATCTTCCGCAGCCTGCAGAACGTGATCCCCTCGCAGTTGGCCGACCGCAACCTGTTTGACTTCACCAGCCTGCGCATCGACGAAACTGCGGCTTCGCGCTTCGTCAACATTGTGAACCTCTGA
- a CDS encoding Yip1 family protein produces the protein MIHHVVGLFTHPDQEWREIRGDKEESIGHMYLTHTLILAAIPAVSAFIGTTQVGWVIGNRSPVMLTQESALWMTIMSYLAMLGGVAVMGAFIHWMARTYDANPSMARCVAFATYTATPLFIGGLAALYPHMWLGMIVGTAAICYTVYLLYVGLPTFMSIDPDEGFLFSSSVLAVGLVVLVAIMAFTVIVWGLGVGPIYTN, from the coding sequence ATGATCCATCACGTCGTGGGGCTTTTCACCCATCCCGACCAGGAATGGCGGGAAATTCGTGGCGATAAAGAAGAAAGCATCGGCCACATGTACCTCACCCATACGCTGATTCTCGCGGCGATCCCCGCCGTATCAGCTTTTATCGGCACCACCCAGGTCGGCTGGGTCATCGGCAATCGCTCCCCGGTCATGCTGACCCAGGAAAGTGCGCTGTGGATGACCATCATGTCCTACCTGGCGATGCTCGGCGGCGTTGCGGTAATGGGCGCCTTCATCCACTGGATGGCGCGCACCTATGACGCCAACCCCAGCATGGCGCGCTGCGTGGCGTTCGCCACCTATACCGCCACGCCCCTGTTTATCGGCGGGCTGGCAGCGCTGTATCCGCATATGTGGCTGGGCATGATCGTCGGTACGGCCGCCATCTGCTACACGGTGTACCTGCTCTATGTGGGGCTACCGACCTTTATGAGCATCGACCCCGATGAAGGCTTCCTGTTTTCCAGCTCGGTACTGGCGGTAGGCCTGGTGGTCCTGGTGGCGATCATGGCGTTTACCGTGATTGTCTGGGGCCTGGGCGTCGGTCCGATCTACACCAACTAG
- a CDS encoding SprT family zinc-dependent metalloprotease, with protein MPEQLNTRVEDCFLQAESFFKRSFKRPQVSLKLRGQKAGVAHLHENLLRFNPQLYRENSQHFLKQTVAHEVAHLIAHQLFGERIQPHGEEWQLIMRGVYELPPDRCHTYEIQRRRVTRYIYRCPCADSDFPFSAQRHGLVNQGRRYLCRKCRGTLVFTGETRVE; from the coding sequence ATGCCCGAGCAACTCAATACCCGCGTCGAAGATTGTTTCCTGCAAGCCGAATCCTTTTTCAAACGAAGCTTCAAACGCCCCCAGGTCAGCCTCAAGCTGCGTGGGCAGAAAGCCGGTGTCGCGCATTTGCACGAGAACCTGCTGCGCTTCAATCCCCAGTTGTACCGGGAAAACAGCCAACACTTCCTCAAACAGACGGTGGCCCACGAAGTGGCGCACCTGATCGCCCACCAATTGTTCGGCGAGCGCATCCAGCCCCATGGCGAGGAATGGCAGTTGATCATGCGCGGGGTCTACGAACTGCCGCCCGATCGCTGCCACACCTATGAGATTCAGCGTCGGCGGGTGACCCGCTATATCTATCGGTGCCCGTGTGCCGACAGTGACTTCCCGTTCTCGGCCCAGCGCCATGGGTTGGTGAACCAGGGTCGGCGGTACTTGTGCCGCAAGTGTCGGGGGACGTTGGTGTTTACCGGGGAGACTCGGGTGGAGTGA
- a CDS encoding IS110 family transposase, protein MNSLALLGLDIGKSTFHLVGHDVRGHEVLRKQFNRNRLLQFLAKLEPCTIVMESCGGSHWLARKLISFGHQVKLIAPQHVKPYVTGNKNDYIDAEAICEAASRPKARYVAIKTVEQQVLSTQHRLREALVCQRTQTINRIHGFLLEFGIALPATKAAMNQIHQILDDPAAELPQQLTQFIEHLLEDIKRLTVEIKSIDHSIKEQVAVDDAGTRLMSIPGIGPIIASALLADVGDASNFHSARDFAASLGLVPRQYSTGGQTVLLNISKRGDKYLRKLLVQGSRAVLVRIDKRNDALGAWCRDLLTRKHPNKVACALANKLARIVWAVLARGGSYNAQLMT, encoded by the coding sequence ATGAACAGCTTGGCATTACTTGGTCTTGATATTGGAAAAAGCACCTTTCACCTCGTAGGGCACGACGTACGCGGCCATGAGGTGCTGCGCAAGCAGTTCAATCGAAATCGACTGCTTCAGTTCCTGGCAAAGCTTGAGCCCTGCACGATAGTAATGGAGTCCTGCGGCGGCTCACATTGGCTCGCCAGGAAGCTTATTTCCTTCGGCCACCAGGTGAAACTTATAGCTCCGCAGCATGTGAAACCGTACGTCACCGGCAATAAAAATGACTACATAGATGCCGAGGCAATTTGCGAGGCGGCGTCCCGTCCCAAGGCACGCTATGTTGCGATCAAGACGGTGGAACAGCAGGTGCTCTCGACCCAGCACCGCCTCCGAGAGGCATTGGTATGCCAAAGAACTCAAACCATCAATCGTATCCACGGATTCTTGCTGGAATTTGGAATTGCGCTACCGGCGACCAAAGCCGCCATGAACCAAATTCATCAAATACTGGATGACCCTGCCGCTGAGTTGCCTCAACAGTTGACGCAGTTTATCGAGCATCTGTTGGAAGACATCAAACGGCTTACGGTAGAGATTAAGTCCATCGACCACAGCATCAAGGAACAGGTGGCAGTTGATGACGCGGGAACACGCCTAATGAGCATCCCCGGTATCGGCCCCATCATCGCTAGCGCGCTGCTGGCCGACGTCGGGGACGCTTCCAATTTTCACTCAGCGCGAGACTTCGCTGCTTCGCTGGGGCTGGTGCCAAGGCAGTACTCAACAGGTGGCCAAACCGTCCTTTTGAACATCAGCAAACGTGGTGATAAATACCTTCGAAAGCTCTTGGTTCAAGGCTCGCGGGCAGTTTTGGTGCGCATAGATAAACGCAACGACGCCTTGGGGGCTTGGTGCCGAGACCTGCTGACGCGAAAGCACCCAAACAAGGTTGCCTGCGCCCTGGCCAATAAACTAGCAAGAATCGTATGGGCCGTTTTAGCTCGCGGAGGTAGCTACAACGCGCAGTTGATGACTTGA
- a CDS encoding CaiB/BaiF CoA transferase family protein, with protein MSGPLASLKVLDFSTLLPGPFASLLLADMGAEVLRIESPTRMDLLRVLPPHDRGVSASHAYLNRNKRSLALDLKQPEALEIVRQLVAEYDIVLEQFRPGVMERLGLGYEALKAINPKLIYVSITGYGQTGPYKDRAGHDINYLALSGVASYTGRQDSGPVPLGVQLADVGGGSLHAVVGLLAAVIARQHSGLGQYLDVSMTDCAFSLNAMAGAAYLACGVEPGREDQVLNGGSFYDYYRSRGGRWLSVGSLEPGFMQQLCTALGRPELAAQGLSPKPEQQKALKQALQVEFERHSFEELCALFAGVDACVEPVLSLGEALQHPQLQARELVSQVPRGDGSFQAQMACPLKFSEGVPEPRHIGAAVGAHSDEVLGELGFSTQRIAELRGAKVVG; from the coding sequence ATGTCAGGCCCCTTGGCGTCCCTCAAAGTGCTGGATTTCTCGACCTTGCTGCCGGGGCCTTTTGCTTCGCTGCTGTTGGCAGACATGGGCGCCGAGGTACTGCGCATCGAATCCCCCACGCGCATGGACCTGCTGCGGGTGTTGCCGCCCCACGACCGTGGCGTGTCGGCCAGCCATGCCTACCTCAACCGCAACAAGCGCAGCCTGGCCCTGGACCTCAAGCAGCCCGAGGCGCTGGAGATCGTGCGGCAACTGGTGGCGGAGTACGACATCGTGCTGGAGCAGTTCCGCCCTGGGGTCATGGAGCGCCTGGGGTTGGGGTATGAAGCGTTGAAGGCGATCAACCCGAAGCTGATCTATGTGTCCATCACCGGCTATGGCCAGACCGGCCCCTACAAGGACCGCGCCGGGCATGACATCAATTACCTGGCTTTGTCCGGCGTCGCCAGCTACACCGGGCGCCAGGACAGCGGCCCAGTGCCCCTGGGTGTGCAATTGGCGGATGTGGGCGGCGGCTCGTTGCATGCCGTGGTCGGCCTGCTCGCGGCGGTGATTGCGCGTCAGCACAGTGGGCTGGGGCAGTACCTGGATGTGAGCATGACCGACTGCGCCTTCAGCCTCAACGCCATGGCCGGCGCGGCTTACTTGGCGTGTGGGGTGGAGCCTGGGCGCGAAGACCAGGTGCTCAATGGCGGCAGCTTCTACGATTACTACCGCTCGCGGGGCGGGCGCTGGCTGTCGGTGGGTAGCCTGGAGCCGGGGTTTATGCAGCAATTGTGTACTGCGCTGGGGCGCCCGGAGCTGGCGGCCCAGGGCTTGTCGCCCAAGCCCGAACAGCAAAAGGCCCTCAAGCAGGCGCTGCAAGTGGAGTTTGAGCGGCACAGCTTCGAGGAGCTGTGTGCGTTGTTTGCCGGGGTCGATGCTTGCGTCGAGCCGGTGCTCAGTCTGGGCGAAGCCCTGCAGCACCCGCAGTTGCAGGCCCGCGAGCTGGTGAGCCAGGTGCCCCGCGGGGATGGCTCGTTCCAGGCGCAGATGGCCTGCCCGCTGAAGTTTTCCGAAGGGGTGCCGGAGCCGAGGCATATCGGTGCTGCGGTGGGGGCGCACAGTGATGAGGTGCTGGGGGAGTTGGGTTTCAGTACTCAGCGGATAGCCGAGCTGCGGGGGGCCAAGGTGGTGGGGTAG
- a CDS encoding dicarboxylate/amino acid:cation symporter, translated as MTTRQPFYKTLYFQVIVAIVIGILLGHFYPQTGVALKPLGDGFIKLIKMVIAPIIFCTVVSGIAGMQSMKSVGKTGGYALLYFEIVSTIALLIGLVVVNVVQPGAGMHIDVATLDASKVAAYVTAGKDQSIVGFILNVIPNTIVGAFANGDILQVLMFSVIFGFALHRLGAYGKPVLDFIDRFAHVMFNIINMIMKLAPIGALGAMAFTIGAYGVGSLVQLGQLMICFYITCILFVLVVLGGICRAHGFSVLKLVRYIREELLIVLGTSSSESALPRMLIKMERLGAKKSVVGLVIPTGYSFNLDGTSIYLTMAAVFIAQATDTHMDITHQITLLLVLLLSSKGAAGVTGSGFIVLAATLSAVGHLPVAGLALILGIDRFMSEARALTNLVGNAVATIVVAKWVKELDTDKLQSELASGGTGISETRELDDLGVAEGPAPALK; from the coding sequence ATGACGACTCGTCAGCCGTTCTACAAAACCCTGTATTTCCAGGTAATCGTTGCCATCGTTATCGGTATCCTGCTCGGTCACTTCTACCCGCAGACCGGTGTGGCCCTCAAGCCATTGGGTGACGGCTTTATCAAGCTGATCAAAATGGTCATCGCCCCGATCATCTTTTGTACCGTTGTCAGCGGCATCGCCGGCATGCAGAGCATGAAGTCGGTGGGCAAGACCGGCGGCTACGCGCTGCTGTACTTCGAAATCGTCTCCACCATCGCCCTGCTGATCGGCCTGGTGGTGGTCAACGTGGTGCAGCCAGGCGCTGGCATGCACATCGACGTTGCGACCCTGGACGCTTCGAAAGTCGCAGCCTACGTCACTGCCGGTAAAGACCAGAGCATCGTCGGCTTTATCCTCAACGTGATCCCCAACACCATCGTCGGCGCCTTCGCCAACGGCGATATTCTGCAAGTGCTGATGTTCTCGGTGATCTTCGGTTTCGCCCTGCATCGCCTGGGTGCCTACGGCAAGCCAGTGCTGGACTTCATTGATCGCTTCGCCCACGTGATGTTCAACATCATTAACATGATCATGAAGCTCGCGCCGATCGGTGCCCTGGGCGCCATGGCGTTCACCATCGGTGCCTACGGTGTTGGCTCGCTGGTGCAACTGGGCCAGTTGATGATCTGCTTCTACATCACCTGCATCCTGTTCGTGCTGGTAGTCCTGGGTGGCATCTGCCGCGCCCACGGCTTCAGCGTCCTGAAACTGGTGCGCTACATCCGTGAAGAGCTGCTGATCGTACTCGGGACTTCCTCCTCCGAGTCCGCACTGCCACGCATGCTGATCAAGATGGAACGCCTGGGTGCGAAGAAGTCGGTGGTGGGCCTGGTTATCCCGACTGGCTACTCCTTCAACCTCGACGGTACTTCGATCTACCTGACCATGGCTGCCGTGTTCATCGCCCAGGCGACTGACACCCACATGGACATCACCCACCAGATCACCCTGCTGCTGGTGCTGCTGCTGTCCTCCAAAGGCGCTGCTGGCGTGACCGGTAGTGGTTTCATCGTACTGGCCGCAACCCTGTCGGCGGTTGGCCACTTGCCGGTTGCCGGCCTGGCGCTGATCCTCGGTATCGACCGCTTCATGTCCGAAGCCCGTGCCCTGACCAACCTGGTCGGTAACGCCGTAGCGACCATCGTTGTGGCCAAGTGGGTCAAGGAACTGGACACCGACAAGCTGCAAAGCGAGCTGGCTTCCGGCGGTACCGGTATCTCCGAAACCCGCGAACTGGATGACCTGGGCGTGGCCGAAGGCCCGGCACCAGCGCTTAAGTAA